One window of the Eucalyptus grandis isolate ANBG69807.140 chromosome 8, ASM1654582v1, whole genome shotgun sequence genome contains the following:
- the LOC104417190 gene encoding disease resistance protein RGA2-like yields the protein MAEAVLFSLATDILKNLATEMVKPGGSFASQKIQLLCCAKDELQNLEDTVETIKAVLLDAEKKQWHSQLVKHWLKKLKEVLYDVQDLLDDVATQDLRRKVTPGSKMSKEVRLFFSKSNQLAHGLKVGNEIEELRKKLVSIKNIGDFSLEKQDSEATLRTERRTPTFERDENIIGREKDKEEIIACLLDSSSGESVSVVSIIAIGGMGKTTLADLVYKDEKVKECFELRMWVCHGDPKNFDVDFIVKKILNSAKADPEVKKNLEDIENKSAEELHRLLRKVLDGKKYLLVLDDLWNEDRMRWLKLRPLLMGGSRGSKILITTRSLSVVEATDAKSIKYNLCGLSAEKSWDLFKKLAFGDAETSIDSGLEEIRRAIVKNCAGVPLAIKTIGSLLYTKKKTEWFNFKERELSYINDSAEGIMEVLKVSYDHLPSHLKHCFAYCALFPKDYVFDKQTMIQLWMAQGFIESSEGNDDLEDTGDNYVSNLLCRSFLEVEEIDDDTGEVNTFKMHDLMHDLALKVAGDECKMIDLNEGGINRGIRHASFLEQSSSRQKVTLLREATNLRTFISLKEGQIIPTDFPIEIISKLRCCRALGFGYDYFLIPTFLGSRLKHLRFLDASDNYSIQNLPDSITDLVNLQTLKLSNCKKLTTLPRDLKKLVNLRHLLIDGCKSLSHMPCGLSHLSKLQTLNLYVVQKMDHKVPGGVGSLDELSALNRLGGSIVLKNLKFLQPVPNKGHLQEKERLRCLKLDWRMDEQDGKSDSDELILWENLRPHLNLTSLTIYSYRNRSSPSWLSSMANLIELYIDGCEEWKYLPSLRELPSLRRLTLGNLYALEFVEEISDLEQSDTSPPYLPSLENLNLYYCDNLKGWWGRSQPMELDQDHQQYNSYSSFPKLLSMKIWDCPHLNSMPLFPQIESLEIFAHSIKWLQQRMAVSTFIPLSKLERLEFQVVHVEHSMLETLLPFLRNLKTLVFDHCNELRSLSCGMQSLSSLQSLDIRECEELDVSSHDDEHGTQWRSLAKLRHLTFYRLPKLVALPEGIQHITTLESLNVSRCKNLMSLPEWIGNFSALKKLDVSDCSKLTCLPDGISRLTSLKTLRIAGCPVLQERCQRECGADWEKIAHLPCSREEIIEEW from the coding sequence ATGGCGGAAGCAGTTCTCTTCAGCCTTGCCACTGACATCCTGAAAAACCTCGCCACCGAAATGGTGAAACCTGGAGGCTCCTTCGCTTCTCAGAAGATCCAGTTGCTCTGCTGTGCCAAGGACGAGCTCCAAAACCTTGAGGACACCGTCGAGACCATCAAAGCTGTGCTTTTGGATGCCGAGAAGAAGCAATGGCACAGCCAACTTGTCAAGCATTGGCTCAAGAAGCTCAAGGAGGTGCTGTACGATGTACAAGATTTGCTTGATGATGTCGCAACCCAAGATCTGAGGCGGAAGGTCACTCCTGGCAGCAAGATGTCGAAAGAGGTGCGCCTTTTCTTCTCTAAATCAAATCAACTTGCACACGGCCTCAAAGTGGGTAATGAGATTGAGGAACTTAGGAAGAAACTGGTTTCGATTAAAAACATTGGGGATTTCTCATTAGAGAAGCAAGACAGTGAGGCAACTCTTCGTACTGAGAGGAGAACTCCCACTTTTGAGCGCgatgaaaatataattggtAGAGAAAAAGATAAGGAGGAGATCATCGCATGTTTGCTTGATTCCTCCTCTGGGGAGAGTGTCTCGGTTGTTTCCATCATCGCTATAGGAGGAATGGGAAAAACCACGCTTGCTGATTTGGTATACAAGGATGAAAAGGTGAAAGAATGTTTCGAGCTTAGGATGTGGGTGTGCCATGGGGATCCTAAAaactttgatgtggattttatcGTCAAAAAAATACTGAACTCTGCCAAAGCTGATCCTGAGGTGAAGAAAAATCTGGAAGACATTGAGAATAAAAGTGCGGAAGAGTTGCACCGGCTCCTTCGTAAGGTACTAGATGGAAAGAAGTACTTGCTTGTTTTGGATGACTTGTGGAATGAGGATCGCATGAGATGGTTGAAACTCCGGCCTTTGCTAATGGGTGGTTCAAGGGGGAGCAAGATACTCATAACCACACGCTCTTTGTCAGTCGTGGAGGCTACAGATGCCAagtcaattaaatataatctATGTGGCTTATCTGCAGAAAAGTCGTGGGACTTATTCAAGAAATTGGCTTTTGGAGATGCTGAAACATCAATTGACTCGGGATTAGAGGAGATACGTCGAGCTATAGTTAAAAACTGTGCAGGTGTTCCCCTTGCCATCAAAACAATAGGTAGCCTTCTatacaccaaaaagaaaacagagtgGTTCAATTTCAAAGAGCGTGAACTTTCATATATAAATGACTCGGCTGAAGGAATTATGGAAGTCCTCAAGGTCAGCTATGACCATCTTCCGTCACATTTAAAACATTGTTTTGCATATTGTGCATTGTTTCCAAAAGATTATGTCTTTGATAAACAAACAATGATACAACTCTGGATGGCACAAGGCTTTATCGAGTCATCGGAGGGGAACGACGACCTAGAAGACACAGGGGATAATTATGTTTCGAATCTACTGTGTAGGTCCTTCCTTGAAGTTGAAGAGATCGATGATGACACTGGTGAGGTGAACACGTTCAAAATGCACGATCTCATGCACGATCTTGCCTTGAAAGTCGCAGGAGATGAGTGCAAGATGATTGATCTCAATGAAGGGGGCATCAATAGAGGAATTCGTCATGCATCATTTCTTGAACAATCATCTTCACGGCAAAAAGTGACCTTGCTACGTGAAGCAACCAATTTAAGAACATTTATCTCTTTGAAGGAAGGGCAAATAATACCGACCGATTTTCCAATTGAAATTATCTCCAAGTTGAGGTGTTGTCGAGCATTGGGTTTTGGCTATGACTATTTTTTGATCCCTACTTTCTTGGGGAGTCGATTGAAGCACTTAAGGTTTCTTGATGCTTCTGATAACTATTCTATCCAGAATTTGCCGGATTCAATCACGGATTTGGTGAACTTGCAAACCCTTAAGCTCTCCAACTGCAAGAAACTTACAACACTTCCAAgagatttgaagaaattagtcAACCTTAGACACCTCCTAATTGATGGGTGTAAATCACTAAGCCACATGCCATGCGGGTTGAGCCACTTGTctaagcttcagactttgaactTATACGTCGTCCAAAAGATGGACCATAAAGTACCCGGTGGTGTGGGGAGCTTAGATGAACTGAGTGCCTTAAACAGATTGGGCGGATCCATTGTTCTTAAAAACTTGAAGTTCCTTCAACCGGTACCGAACAAGGGTCACTTGCAGGAAAAGGAACGTCTCCGTTGCTTAAAATTAGACTGGAGGATGGATGAGCAAGATGGCAAAAGCGACAGTGACGAATTGATCTTATGGGAGAACCTTAGGCCGCACCTAAATTTAACCAGTTTGACCATATACTCATATAGGAATAGGAGTTCACCAAGCTGGCTTTCCTCCATGGCGAATCTTATTGAGCTCTATATTGATGGATGTGAAGAATGGAAGTACTTGCCGTCCCTACGTGAACTCCCTTCCCTAAGGAGATTGACTCTTGGTAACTTGTATGCGTTGGAATTCGTTGAAGAGATAAGTGATCTGGAGCAATCTGATACTTCACCCCCCTACCTCCCGTCTCTAGAGAATTTGAATCTCTATTATTGTGATAACCTGAAAGGATGGTGGGGAAGGAGCCAACCTATGGAACTGGATCAGGATCATCagcagtacaattcatattcatcATTCCCAAAACTTTTGTCCATGAAGATATGGGATTGTCCCCACTTGAATTCAATGCCACTTTTTCCCCAGATAGAAAGCTTGGAGATTTTTGCGCATAGCATAAAATGGTTGCAACAAAGGATGGCGGTATCCACATTCATCCCCCTCTCTAAATTAGAGCGGCTAGAGTTTCAAGTAGTGCATGTGGAGCACTCGATGCTTGAGACTCTACTTCCATTCCTCAGAAATCTTAAGACCTTGGTCTTCGACCATTGTAACGAATTAAGGAGTCTCTCTTGTGGCATGCAGTCCTTGTCCTCGCTGCAAAGCCTCGACATTCGTGAGTGTGAAGAACTCGATGTGTCAAGCCACGACGATGAGCATGGAACCCAATGGCGTTCCCTTGCAAAACTCCGTCATCTTACTTTCTACCGTCTTCCGAAACTAGTGGCGTTACCTGAGGGGATTCAACATATCACCACTTTGGAATCTCTCAATGTTAGTCGGTGTAAGAATCTAATGAGTTTGCCAGAATGGATTGGCAATTTCTCTGCTCTTAAAAAACTTGACGTTTCTGACTGCTCAAAGTTAACGTGTTTGCCTGATGGGATAAGCCGCCTCACCTCCTTGAAGACATTGAGAATCGCTGGGTGTCCCGTTTTGCAAGAGAGGTGCCAAAGAGAGTGTGGTGCAGATTGGGAAAAGATTGCACACCTTCCATGCTCACgggaagaaattattgaggagTGGTGA